One segment of Falco rusticolus isolate bFalRus1 chromosome 3, bFalRus1.pri, whole genome shotgun sequence DNA contains the following:
- the CAMTA1 gene encoding calmodulin-binding transcription activator 1 isoform X9, producing the protein MFHGIKWTCSNGNSSSGFSVEQLVQQILDSHQTKPQPRTHNCLCTGTLGAGSSVHHKCNSAKHRIISPKVEPRTGGYSAHSEVQNNDVSEGKNEHSHGKASSREKRNGKVAKPVLLHQNSTEVSSTNQVEVPDTTQNSPVSISSGLNSDPDMADSPAVTGVSSMAVASVMGSLSQSATVFMSEVTSEAVYTMSPTSGPNQHLLSSDAAAQGLVLAVSSDGHKFAFPTTGSSESLSMLPSTVSEELVLSTTLDGNRKIPETTMNFDPDCFLNNPKQGQTYGGGGMKSDSISTNIRQSPTTERSFNFNTTLTKEIKTEDTSFEQQMSKEAFSSTSASNTLTLTTGSGLLPSGGGLSPSTTLEQMDFSAIDSNKDYSSSFNQTVQSPHVHQTPSPSFFLQDASKPLPLEQNAHNNLNDTSGSFVNTLGIPSVKTESSSQTTSNCNGTVETRIESTSSLQLMQFQANFQAMTAEAEVPMETSQQAEGNENLLKSGDLQACSTEHYLQPEANGGIRNGNNLPILQGNMVQGLYPVAHPSLNNSSNMELNLDHFDISFSNQFSDLINDFISVEGGSNALYGHQLVSGDSAGLSQPEDSNRATYNQAEMCIPCCSPQQANMQLSSTENGASTMAYMHVAEVVSAAAAQGTLGLLQQSGRLFMVTDYSPEWSYPEGGVKVLITGPWQEASNNYSCLFDQISVPASLIQPGVLRCYCPAHDTGLVTLQVAFNNQIISNSVVFEYKARALPTLPSSQHDWLSLDDNQFRMSILERLEQMERRMAEMTGSQQHKQGVGGGSNGNGNGGTQVQCVSGTGTLGSCFESRVVVVCEKMMSRACWAKSKHLIHSKTFRGMTLLHLAAAQGYATLIQTLIKWRTKHADSIDLELEVDPLNVDHFSCTPLMWACALGHMDAAVVLYKWDRRAISIPDSLGRLPLAIARSRGHVKLAECLEQLQRDEQTQLGQTPRIQCPSSTDSNTENWVSQWHSELIASQEPQKGVTVISSTNTELRRPRSEPSSYYSSETQKDYPAPKKHKLSPEYFQARQEKLLSTALSLEQPSIRKQNSSSKQSTTETISPSEGIRDYGRELSQHIPEVTGYRGSGSQAGVKWNPKDIYIGVSAVQVAGSQKGAALGKDTVAHRLRQREQMNVLMMADREMVDAELLSYRDNAGDEDCLHHMDDLQVNMMTLAEHIIEATPDRIKRENFVPMESPLVERTDSAAMSTTMSWLASYLADVDHLPSAAQIRNLYSEPLTPSSNTSLSPAGSPISEIGFEKPSLPSAADWSEFLSASTSEKVENEFAQLTLSDHEQRELYEAAKLVQTVFRKYKGRPLREQQEVAAAVIQRCYRKYKQLTWIALKYALYKKMTQAAILIQSKFRSYYEQKKFQQSRRAAMLIQQYYRSYKECGKRRQNRRAATIVQQKLRSSLLTKKQDQAARKIMRFLRRCRHRVKELKKAKELEDPQQHPVAM; encoded by the exons TTCATGGCATTAAGTGGACATGCAGCAATGGAAACAGCAGTTCAGGGTTCTCGGTGGAACAGCTTGTGCAGCAGATCCTTGATAGTCACCAGACCAAACCGCAGCCTCGGACACACAACTGTCTTTGCACTGGTACCTTGG GGGCAGGAAGCAGTGTGCATCACAAGTGTAACAGTGCCAAACATCGCATCATATCACCAAAGGTCGAACCAAGGACAGGTGGGTACAGCGCTCATTCAGAGGTACAAAATAACGATGTCTCTGAAGGCAAGAATGAGCACAGTCATGGCAAGGCCTCCAGCCGAGAGAAGAGGAACGGCAAAGTGGCGAAACCAGTGTTGCTCCATCAAAACAGCACTGAGGTTTCTTCCACCAACCAGGTGGAGGTCCCTGACACGACCCAGAATTCTCCTGTGTCCATCAGCAGTGGATTAAATAGCGACCCGGATATGGCAGATAGCCCGGCTGTCACTGGTGTGTCCAGTATGGCTGTAGCATCAGTTATGGGAAGCTTGTCACAAAGTGCCACCGTATTTATGTCGGAAGTCACCAGTGAAGCTGTGTATACCATGTCACCCACCTCTGGCCCAAATCAACACCTTCTGTCCTCAGATGCAGCTGCACAAGGACTGGTACTTGCTGTGAGTTCAGATGGACACAAATTTGCTTTTCCAACAACTGGCAGTTCAGAGAGCTTGTCGATGCTACCCAGCACGGTCTCCGAGGAACTTGTGCTCTCCACAACTTTAgatggaaatagaaaaattcCAGAAACCACCATGAATTTTGACCCGGACTGTTTTCTTAACAATCCCAAGCAAGGGCAGACTTATGGTGGAGGAGGTATGAAAAGTGACAGCATCAGTACCAACATAAGGCAGTCACCCACAACGGAACGTAGCTTCAACTTCAACACAACCctcacaaaagaaattaaaactgaggACACATCTTTCGAACAACAGATGTccaaagaagcattttcctCCACTTCTGCATCTAACACTCTCACCCTCACTACTGGTTCAGGTTTGCTTCCATCTGGAGGAGGTCTGAGCCCAAGTACCACCCTGGAGCAGATGGACTTCAGTGCCATTGACTCCAACAAGGACTATTCTTCCAGCTTCAATCAGACCGTCCAGAGCCCTCACGTTCATCAgaccccttcccccagcttcttTCTGCAGGATGCCAGCAAACCTCTTCCCCTTGAGCAAAACGCTCACAACAATTTGAATGACACAAGTGGCTCATTTGTGAACACGTTAGGAATCCCCAGTGTGAAAACAGAGTCCTCGTCCCAAACTACTTCCAACTGTAACGGCACAGTGGAAACCAGAATAGAGTCCACCTCTTCTCTCCAGCTCATGCAGTTCCAAGCAAACTTCCAGGCAATGACTGCAGAAGCTGAAGTTCCCATGGAGACCTCCCAGCAGGCAGAAGGGAATGAAAATCTACTTAAATCAGGGGATCTTCAAGCCTGCAGTACAGAGCATTACTTGCAGCCCGAGGCCAACGGGGGTATCAGGAATGGGAACAATCTCCCTATTCTCCAAGGAAACATGGTACAAGGACTCTATCCTGTGGCCCACCCCAGCTTAAATAACTCCTCCAACATGGAGCTTAACTTGGACCACTTTGACATCTCCTTCAGCAACCAGTTTTCTGATCTAATTAATGATTTCATATCAGTAGAAGGTGGGAGCAATGCTCTTTATGGACACCAGCTGGTGTCAGGTGACAGTGCCGGACTGTCTCAGCCTGAAGACAGTAACAGAGCAACCTACAACCAGGCTGAAATGTGCATTCCTTGCTGCAGTCCTCAGCAAGCCAAcatgcagctcagcagcacagagaacGGAGCCAGCACGATGGCGTACATGCATGTGGCTGAGGTGgtctcagcagctgcagcacaaggcaCTTTGGGGTTGCTACAGCAGAGTGGGCGCTTGTTCATGGTGACAGATTATTCACCAGAATGGTCTTACCCTGAG GGAGGAGTAAAAGTCCTAATTACTGGTCCATGGCAGGAAGCCAGCAATAATTACAGCTGTCTGTTTGATCAGATCTCAGTGCCTGCATCTTTAATTCAGCCAGGGGTACTGCGCTGCTACTGCCCAG CTCATGACACTGGGCTCGTGACTTTGCAAGTTGCCTTCAACAATCAGATCATCTCCAATTCTGTGGTGTTTGAATATAAAGCCAGAGCTCTGCCAaccctgccttcctcccagcaTGACTGGCTGTCCTTGGATG ATAACCAGTTCAGGATGTCAATATTGGAGCGACTTGAGCAGATGGAGAGGAGAATGGCTGAAATGAcaggctcccagcagcacaaacaAGGAGTAGGAGGCGGGAGCAATGGGAATGGGAACGGAGGAACGCAGGTGCAG TGCGTTTCTGGGACTGGGACACTGGGCAGCTGCTTTGAGAGCCGCGTGGTGGTGGTGTGCGAGAAGATGATGAGTCGTGCTTGCTGGGCAAAGTCCAAACACTTGATCCATTCAAAGACTTTCCGAGGAATGACACTGCTCCACCTAGCCGCTGCCCAGGGCTATGCTACACTGATCCAGACCCTCATCAAATGGCG caccAAACATGCAGACAGCATTGATCTGGAGCTGGAAGTTGACCCTTTGAATGTGGATCATTTCTCCTGCACTCCTTTG ATGTGGGCATGCGCCCTGGGCCACATGGATGCAGCCGTCGTGCTGTACAAGTGGGACCGCCGAGCCATCTCTATTCCTGACTCCCTCGGGAGACTGCCACTGGCCATTGCCCGGTCTCGGGGCCACGTGAAGTTGGCAGAGTGCTTGGAGCAGCTGCAGCGAGATGAGCAAACTCAGCTTGGGCAAACCCCCAGGATTCAGTGCCCCTCGAGCACAGACTCCAACACAGAGAACTGGGTGTCCCAGTGGCACAGTGAGCTTATTGCCTCTCAGGAGCCTCAGAAGGGAGTCACTGTGATTTCCAGTACAAACACAG AGCTGAGACGACCAAGATCAGAACCTTCCAGTTACTACAGTAGTGAGACTCAGAAAGATTACCCTGCACCCAAAAAACATAAGCTGAGCCCTGAATATTTTCAAGCCCGGCAAGAGAAGCTGCTTTCCACTGCGTTGAGCCTGGAACAGCCAAGCATTAGGAAGCAGAACTCCAGCTCCAAGCAATCCACCACTGAGACAATCAGCCCCAGTGAAGGGATCAGGGACTATGGCCGGGAGCTCTCCCAGCACATCCCAGAAGTTACTGGGTACCGAGGCTCTGGCAGCCAAGCAGGTGTCAAATGGAACCCAAAAGACATTTATATTGGTGTGTCTGCAGTGCAGGTGGCAGGGAGCCAGAAGGGAGCTGCCCTGGGGAAGGACACTGTAGCCCATCGGCTACGCCAGCGAGAGCAGATGAACGTGCTGATGATGGCTGACAGGGAGATGGTGGATGCAGAGCTCTTGTCCTATAGGGACAATGCAGGGGATGAGGACTGCTTACACCACATGGATGACTTGCAG gTGAACATGATGACACTTGCAGAGCACATTATTGAAGCTACGCCTGACAGGATCAAGCGGGAGAATTTTGTGCCAATGGAGTCACCACTGGTGGAGAGGACGGACAGTGCTGCCATGAGCACCACGATGAGCTGGCTGGCCAGTTACCTTGCTGATGTCGATCATCTGCCGAGTGCTGCACAGATAAG aaatctgtatAGTGAACCCCTGACCCCTTCTTCGAACACCAGCTTGAGCCCTGCAGGCTCACCAATCAGTGAAATAGGTTTTGAGAAACCCAGCCTTCCCTCAGCAGCAGATTGGTCTGAATTTCTGAGTGCATCCACCAGCGAGAAGGTAGAAAATGAGTTTGCACAGTTAACTCTGTCTGATCATGAGCAGAGAGAACTCTATGAAGCTGCCAAACTCGTCCAGACAGTGTTCAGGAAATACAAG GGTCGTCCTCTCCGGGAACAGCAAGAGGTGGCTGCCGCTGTTATTCAGCGTTGCTACCGAAAATACAAACAG CTTACTTGGATAGCCTTGAAG